The following nucleotide sequence is from Salvelinus sp. IW2-2015 linkage group LG26, ASM291031v2, whole genome shotgun sequence.
ccttaaagctacaatatgtaactttttatgCGATCCGACCAAATTCACACAAATGTTATTTCTGGATCTTTCATTCTCGTGGTAAGGAGAATGTCGGATCGCACAAAAAGTTACGGATCgcacaaaaagttacatattgtagctttaaggaAATactgtgcgctatttctatgcttcccgttcctaagtttagtttttgcatcttttacattCAAtcttgtacaccagctgaaaatacaatatttttggttatggaaaagatttcagtggtttagatgttacaatgattctctacacaatgaatgcttgttttgtcacaaactgaaattaggtgaactattcgaattttagcagcCAGGAAATGGCAGTGCAACTTTTAAAAGAAGAGAAAAACATGCACACTGCTCTTGCCAGTACCATAAGCGAATAAACAAAGTAATATTGGCAAGAGCAGTGTACAAGTTTTTCTTTTGATGTACATATCTGTCTACCTTCATTGATGCCCTTCTCTTCAATGTGCTTGTTGATGTAATTGTGTTATTCTTGGGTGAGTGGCTGGGACTGATTTTGAGTGTACCTCCAAGAGATGTGGCTCAGCTGGTGTTGAGCAATTCTGAGGGGGTACCCCGGGTCAACACTGCAGGTATGGAGTACAGGGAGATAGCTGCTCACTTACTGGGACCAGGGCCTATGGCTGCCCTCAGTGCAAACCACACTGTCTACTGGGCAAGGCCTGGACAAGGATCTATCTACAggtgttacggatacaagtgttctgtgtgtatcctgtgtgtatttcttttctctccttctcccctactcacaggtgacaataatcattccccaatcagtcatcaatcagtcgctaatcggaagacacctgctccttttcccttacccaatcacagtccctttcccttggtttaaaacccctgtcagttgttttctccccAGCTCAATCTCTTTTGTAAATGCCTTCTGTCTGTAGATCGCTTGTGTGTTTTGCATCTGCATgccactttgtccccacctgtgagtattgttttggttatggtgtttgagagtttgtttgatggtgggaaaagggggtaaccagacaagTCGCCCTTGGGCATACATTtcccgtaggtaaactttgttatataaacactagttagaactgggcggaccaccccctgtatttttggttagttagttagctgtttgtgaagtaggctagtctagcttaggggtgtttttgaattattattctttcattccttgggtccagctcagccccttttcctgctcccCCCCAATTACCGTGTGTTTTTAAATAAAccttgagtgtttgacggtagtaatttagttgtctgtggttatttttgttctcactgttacgttGTCACTataataatttgcatgagttgtgttacgggtcccattaccatcccccccTAGATTGTCGGGCCAGAGGGATTCGTAACAACAGGTACACACCTCAGTTTAAAAACACTTTCTGAATCTGTCCCTTAATAATAGCATTAATGTTGACCACAGGTAATTTTTCTGTGAAATAGGCCTAGATGTTAGTTTCTGTTTGATCTATCCTGTAGGATCCCCATGGATGGGAAGCCCCTGGATCCTGTTCTGCTGTTGAAAAGCCATGGTGCTGTCCTGGGTCTGGCTGTGGACTGGATCCATGAGCATCTCTACTGGACTAACGCTGGCACTCACTCCATCGACGTGGCCCGTTTGGGCGGCTCTGTACAACGCCTCCTGATAGAAGGGCTTGCCATGCCCACTGGAGTGGCTGTGGAGCCCTTGTTGGGGTAGGCTGGATTGGAGGTTCTCAATATTGGTCTTGGAGACCTACTGTATATTCACCCAGGCTCAACTACATATTCATATTCTAAACGGTATTTGTAAGAAATATTTGAAAAAATTCTCAATTGTTTTTATGATGtctaaaatatataaattagTAGGCCGATCTAATTTGTGCTTAGTCTCCAACTTGCACGGGATTTCACAGGGTTTAGATTAGaggtctgacaattttatgatttttcaataccgatacggattattggaggaccaaaaaaagcagataccgataaATCgggccattaaaaaaaaaaaaaacattttaaatgtatttgattttaaaaaaaaggtgatgtgtgtgtgtatatatatatatatatatatatatttgtaaatcacaattacaacaatactgaatgaacacttttaattTAAtgttaacttaatataatacatcaaatctatttagtctgaaataaataatgaaaccggttcaattttgtttaaataatgcaaaaaaacagtGTTGGAAAAGAAAGTAGAAGTggaatatgtgccatgtaaaaaagctaacgtttagttCCGTGCTCAGAAcatgaacatatgaaagctggtggttcaatattgtattatatatatatatatatatatatatatataatatatatgttgtgtgtgtatatacactgctcaaaaaaataaagggaacacttaaacaacacaatgtaactccaagtcaatcacacttctgtgaaatcaaactgtccacttaggaagcaacactgattgacaataaatttcacatgctgttgtgcaaatggaatagacaaaaggtggaaattataggcaattagcaagacacccccaataaaggagtggttctgcaggtggtgaccacagaccacttctcagttcctatgcttcctggctgatgttttggtcacttttgaatgctggcggtgctttcactctagtggtagcatgagacggagtctacaacccacacaagtggctcaggtagtgcagctcatccaggatggcacatcaatgcgagctgtggcaagaaggttgctgtgtctgtcagcgtagtgtccagagcatggaggcgctaccaggagacaggccagtacatcaggagacgtggaggaggccgtaggagggcaacaacccagcagcaggaccgctacctctgcctttgtgcaaggaggagcactgccagagccctgcaaaatgacctccagcaggccacaaatgtgcatgtgtctgctcaaacggtcagaaacagactccatgagggtggtatgaggccgacgtccacaggtgggtttgtgcttacagccaacacccgtgcaggacgtttggcatttgccagagaacacccagattggcaaattcgccactggcgccctgtactcttcacagatgaaagcaggttcacactgagcacgtgacagagtctggagacgccgtggagaacgttctgctgcctgcaacatcctccagcatgaccggtttggcggtgggtcagtcatggtgtggggtggcatttatTTGggtggccgcacagccctccatgagctcgccagaggtagcctgactgccattaggtaccgagatgagatcctcagaccccttgtgagaccatatgctggtgcggttggccctgggttcccctaatgcaagacaatgctagacctcacgtggctggagtgtgtcagcagttcctgcaagaggaaggcattgatgctatggactggcccgcccgttccccagacctgaatccaattgagcacatctgggacatgtctcgctccatccaccaacccacgttgcaccacagactgtccaggagttggcggatgctttagtccaggtctgggaggagatccctcaggagatcatctgccacctcatcaggagcatgcccaggYgttgtagggaggtcatacaggctcgtggaggccacacacactactgagcctcattttgacttgttttaaggacattacatcaaagttggatcagcctgtagtgtggttttccactttaattttgagtgtgactccattccatgggttgataaatttagtgtgattttgttgtcagcacattcaactatgtaaagaaaaaagtatttaataagaatatttcattcattcagatctaggatgtgttattttagtgttccctttatttttttgagcagtgtatctcATCTGTGGAACTGTACAAAAGATCATATCAATCAGATGTAAGGAAAGATTCAAATGATATGTGATATAAATGTGTCAGTGCCTTATGGTTTATATAGACACAGCAGGTGTTTATATGCAAAACAACTCTAACCCTTTATTTTAAGGTACACATTGGCCACTAATTTGTAGTTTATTAGTGTCTATATAAGTAGCTAATACGGCATTTTAGTGCCTTTGGAAATGATTCAGactcctgactttttccacattttggtacattacagccttattctataattgattaaatcgttttttttatccaattttttatt
It contains:
- the LOC111952563 gene encoding low-density lipoprotein receptor-related protein 8 isoform X1 encodes the protein MEYREIAAHLLGPGPMAALSANHTVYWARPGQGSIYRIPMDGKPLDPVLLLKSHGAVLGLAVDWIHEHLYWTNAGTHSIDVARLGGSVQRLLIEGLAMPTGVAVEPLLGVPEYAVGGGGVVVEGCVQAFQDTRLPRFLPERVPGSTHTLPLRLVLSRTLC
- the LOC111952563 gene encoding uncharacterized protein isoform X2 is translated as MPSVCRSLVCFASACHFVPTYCRARGIRNNRIPMDGKPLDPVLLLKSHGAVLGLAVDWIHEHLYWTNAGTHSIDVARLGGSVQRLLIEGLAMPTGVAVEPLLGVPEYAVGGGGVVVEGCVQAFQDTRLPRFLPERVPGSTHTLPLRLVLSRTLC
- the LOC111952563 gene encoding low-density lipoprotein receptor-related protein 8 isoform X4; this translates as MPLCPHLIPMDGKPLDPVLLLKSHGAVLGLAVDWIHEHLYWTNAGTHSIDVARLGGSVQRLLIEGLAMPTGVAVEPLLGVPEYAVGGGGVVVEGCVQAFQDTRLPRFLPERVPGSTHTLPLRLVLSRTLC